Proteins encoded within one genomic window of Coprococcus phoceensis:
- a CDS encoding nickel ABC transporter substrate-binding protein, translated as MKLKRIAAMLTAAVMAVSLAACGGNTGTNTESSQNPKENAEAQAVHLNLAESWGFEYFYTILTPEVSSSSYDITYYLTSFYDTLFEYNSKGEVVGVLAEDWSMSEDGKTYTFQIKQGVKFSDGSDLTAEDVAKSILAVPVNLGQYNGSYGRLSTIIEDAVATDEYTVELHLTQPYYNTLRELCLANPFGIVSSEQFNEDLTAKQESFRSATYGTGPYMYAGDNDGQTWNFVRNPNYWGEAPEVDSFSIKYIPDNDAKILAMKNGEVDFLSGIKNVSAESYAQMEQTDGYGAQVDEKSLQTYYVGYNLSSEIFGDQVVREAISSAIDKDAVVDNIYGGLFDKADTFFSRDLPYCDVEQTVYGFDLDHANQILDEAGYVDTDGDGIREKDGVKLSAAFLYQTGTASDDNMVVYICDQASKIGIELTPQSAQMMDWYAMIQSGDYGLTIFKTQGGYYDPAMVITNINPSTSMDPILMQIGASQPELAALVDELDSATDEARIQEIYNTILTTMADQCLTTPLIYTRQLAIYSDAVASYTFPTDASFTSVQNIHLN; from the coding sequence ATGAAACTGAAACGAATTGCCGCTATGCTCACGGCGGCGGTCATGGCGGTATCTCTGGCCGCCTGCGGAGGCAACACCGGCACCAACACAGAGAGCAGCCAGAACCCGAAGGAGAACGCCGAGGCTCAGGCCGTACATCTGAACTTGGCGGAGAGCTGGGGCTTTGAGTATTTTTACACCATCCTCACCCCAGAGGTATCCTCCTCCAGTTACGACATTACCTACTATCTCACCAGCTTCTATGACACCCTGTTTGAGTACAATTCCAAGGGCGAGGTCGTGGGTGTGCTGGCCGAAGATTGGTCCATGAGCGAGGATGGAAAAACCTATACCTTCCAGATCAAGCAGGGCGTCAAGTTCTCCGATGGCTCTGACCTGACCGCCGAGGATGTGGCAAAGTCTATTTTGGCTGTTCCGGTCAACCTGGGCCAGTACAACGGCTCCTATGGCCGCCTGTCCACGATCATTGAGGATGCGGTAGCCACCGATGAGTACACGGTGGAGCTGCACCTGACCCAGCCCTACTACAACACCCTCCGGGAACTGTGCCTTGCTAACCCCTTCGGCATCGTATCCAGCGAGCAGTTCAATGAGGATCTGACTGCCAAGCAGGAGAGTTTCCGCAGCGCCACTTATGGAACCGGCCCCTATATGTACGCTGGGGACAATGACGGGCAGACATGGAACTTCGTCCGCAATCCCAATTACTGGGGAGAAGCACCTGAAGTAGATAGCTTCTCTATCAAGTACATCCCCGACAACGATGCCAAAATTTTAGCCATGAAGAATGGTGAGGTGGACTTCCTCTCCGGTATTAAGAATGTCTCTGCCGAGAGCTATGCTCAGATGGAGCAGACGGATGGATATGGCGCTCAAGTCGATGAAAAGTCTTTGCAGACTTACTATGTGGGCTATAACCTGAGCAGTGAGATTTTTGGCGACCAGGTGGTTCGTGAGGCCATTTCTTCCGCCATTGATAAGGATGCCGTAGTAGACAACATCTACGGTGGCCTGTTCGACAAGGCAGATACCTTCTTTTCTCGTGACCTGCCCTACTGTGATGTAGAGCAGACAGTGTACGGCTTTGATCTGGATCATGCCAATCAAATCTTGGATGAGGCTGGCTATGTAGATACCGATGGCGATGGCATTCGTGAGAAGGATGGAGTCAAACTGTCCGCCGCTTTCCTGTATCAAACCGGCACCGCCTCCGATGACAATATGGTTGTCTACATTTGTGACCAGGCCAGCAAGATCGGCATTGAGCTGACCCCGCAATCCGCACAAATGATGGACTGGTATGCCATGATCCAGAGCGGTGACTATGGCCTGACCATCTTCAAGACCCAGGGTGGCTACTATGACCCGGCTATGGTCATTACCAACATCAACCCGTCTACCTCTATGGACCCCATCCTCATGCAGATTGGGGCGTCCCAGCCGGAGCTGGCGGCACTGGTAGACGAACTGGACTCTGCTACTGATGAGGCCCGTATTCAGGAAATTTACAACACCATCCTGACTACTATGGCAGACCAGTGCCTGACTACGCCGCTGATCTATACCCGGCAGCTTGCCATTTACAGCGATGCGGTAGCAAGCTATACCTTCCCCACCGATGCCAGCTTTACTTCCGTTCAGAATATCCATCTGAATTGA
- a CDS encoding ABC transporter ATP-binding protein, translating into MIELKEVSCSFSDGFGGKGLFTAVSPLSAHFSDGGRYAIVGESGSGKTTLARMIAGLQRPSGGSVFVDGAPVYGRKRAGKEHFRKVQIIQQNSASALDPKIPVGKSIEEPLHCFFHMEKEKRRERCRNLMELCNLSRDYYTRLPSELSGGEQKRVAIARALAAEPQCLIFDEATNGFDLPLRKKIIDEIIDLQQQLGFTLIFITHDMELAVVVADEIFVMRNSNLVERAAFSGDYSVFHDPYSRMLLEASGLVNTSTDWNDKTKERIDLK; encoded by the coding sequence TTGATTGAACTGAAAGAGGTTAGTTGTTCTTTTTCTGACGGCTTTGGCGGAAAAGGACTGTTTACTGCTGTGTCCCCATTGAGCGCCCATTTCAGTGATGGAGGCCGGTATGCAATCGTTGGAGAGTCCGGTTCGGGCAAAACAACGCTGGCGCGGATGATCGCGGGATTGCAGCGGCCAAGCGGCGGTTCCGTGTTTGTAGATGGCGCACCTGTCTATGGGCGGAAACGAGCCGGGAAAGAACATTTCAGGAAGGTGCAGATTATTCAGCAGAACTCCGCATCTGCCCTGGACCCCAAGATCCCGGTGGGGAAATCCATAGAGGAACCGCTGCATTGCTTTTTCCACATGGAGAAAGAGAAACGGCGGGAACGCTGCCGGAACTTGATGGAGCTTTGCAATCTATCACGGGACTACTATACCCGTCTTCCATCAGAACTGTCCGGCGGAGAACAAAAGCGGGTGGCAATCGCCAGGGCACTGGCCGCTGAGCCGCAATGCCTGATCTTCGACGAGGCCACCAATGGATTTGACTTACCGCTGCGGAAGAAAATCATTGATGAAATTATAGACCTGCAACAGCAGCTTGGTTTTACGCTGATTTTCATAACCCACGACATGGAGTTGGCAGTGGTCGTGGCGGACGAGATTTTTGTCATGCGAAATTCTAATCTGGTAGAGCGTGCCGCGTTCTCCGGTGATTATTCTGTATTTCACGATCCATACAGCAGGATGCTCTTGGAGGCAAGCGGTTTAGTGAACACTTCAACAGACTGGAATGATAAAACGAAAGAAAGGATTGATTTGAAATGA
- a CDS encoding ABC transporter ATP-binding protein, translating into MIFVLLEVKDLNISLTSEKSVAEHISFRLGQGEMLSIVGSSGAGKTTICKAIMGLLGNTYRADGEILFQGEDLLDLPERKRQTIYGKEICLIMQNPMTAFNPSIRVGRQMEKTYLLHHGKTPRQEMQRLFAAILQKLGLEDTQRILNSYPFTLSGGMLQRLMIAAALMCQPALLVADEATTAIDACNRIGLMRELKSFCKDGMSVLFVTHDLRSASVSDRILVMDRGQIVEQGKTEQILNTPKEDYTKYLLNACRLERREMS; encoded by the coding sequence ATGATATTTGTGTTGCTTGAGGTCAAAGATCTGAATATCTCTTTAACTTCCGAGAAAAGCGTAGCTGAACATATATCATTTCGGTTAGGCCAGGGAGAAATGCTCTCCATCGTTGGCAGTTCCGGCGCGGGAAAGACCACTATCTGCAAAGCAATTATGGGACTGCTGGGGAACACTTACCGCGCTGATGGCGAAATCCTGTTCCAAGGAGAAGATTTGCTCGACCTGCCGGAACGAAAGCGACAGACCATCTATGGGAAAGAAATCTGCCTGATTATGCAGAACCCCATGACCGCCTTTAACCCATCCATCCGAGTAGGGCGCCAGATGGAAAAGACCTATTTGCTCCATCATGGAAAAACGCCGAGGCAGGAAATGCAGCGCCTGTTTGCCGCCATTTTGCAGAAGCTGGGGCTGGAAGATACCCAGCGGATTTTGAACAGTTATCCCTTCACACTGTCTGGCGGAATGCTCCAGCGGCTGATGATCGCGGCGGCGCTGATGTGCCAGCCCGCCCTTTTAGTAGCGGATGAAGCGACCACGGCCATTGATGCCTGCAACCGGATCGGGCTGATGCGGGAACTGAAAAGTTTCTGTAAAGATGGAATGTCTGTGCTGTTCGTGACCCATGACCTGCGCTCTGCCTCGGTTTCTGACCGCATCCTTGTGATGGATCGCGGACAGATTGTCGAACAGGGCAAGACAGAGCAGATACTAAACACCCCTAAAGAGGACTATACAAAATATCTGTTGAACGCCTGCCGGTTGGAAAGGAGGGAGATGTCTTGA
- a CDS encoding ABC transporter permease has translation MKRKGQIIIGLALILIFILMALAAPVLAPNDPNATNLALKNAPLSAEYPLGCDQMGRCELSRLLYGARYSMGLTIPVLIVLAAFALFVGCYSSYKGGLLDEVMRILCDILMAFPLIVIAMALVSAVDNSVASVIIAIGISMLAWFLRMVRSYAKTECGKEYIEAARIAGASGLRIVLRHLIPNVFPQFVVYFTTGIATAIMSVSSFAFLGVGLIAGTPEWGAMLNEARNSVYSNPALLIYPGICLIVCCAGFNLLGEGLRDAIGKEDDICVA, from the coding sequence ATGAAACGAAAAGGGCAAATTATTATTGGGCTGGCTCTGATCCTGATTTTTATTCTTATGGCACTGGCGGCCCCGGTGTTGGCTCCCAATGATCCGAATGCCACAAACCTTGCGCTGAAGAACGCTCCGCTTTCTGCGGAGTATCCACTTGGCTGTGACCAAATGGGCCGTTGCGAATTATCAAGACTTCTCTATGGAGCAAGGTACTCTATGGGGCTGACCATTCCGGTACTGATCGTACTGGCCGCCTTCGCGCTGTTCGTGGGATGCTATTCCAGTTATAAAGGCGGCTTGCTGGATGAAGTCATGCGGATACTTTGCGACATCCTTATGGCCTTTCCACTCATCGTCATTGCGATGGCGTTGGTGTCGGCGGTGGATAATTCTGTGGCAAGTGTCATTATTGCCATCGGGATTTCTATGTTAGCGTGGTTTCTGCGGATGGTACGCTCCTATGCAAAGACTGAGTGCGGAAAGGAATACATTGAGGCGGCCCGGATCGCCGGTGCCTCTGGCCTTCGCATTGTGCTTCGCCACCTGATCCCAAATGTGTTCCCGCAGTTTGTGGTGTACTTCACCACTGGGATTGCAACAGCGATCATGTCGGTGTCCAGTTTTGCTTTCTTGGGCGTGGGGCTGATCGCCGGAACCCCGGAATGGGGTGCGATGCTCAATGAGGCCCGAAACAGTGTCTACTCAAACCCTGCGCTCCTGATTTATCCGGGCATCTGCCTTATCGTCTGCTGCGCGGGCTTCAACCTGCTGGGCGAGGGCCTGCGGGATGCCATTGGGAAGGAGGATGATATTTGTGTTGCTTGA